In the genome of Myxococcus stipitatus, one region contains:
- a CDS encoding chemotaxis protein CheA, which produces MSPPSKALAEFVAEATEILESLGKDLLVLDERRGQEADPERVNGIFRAAHSLKGLAGLFGQERISRLAHGTEDLLDRLRLGKLLLDDAVLDTLIEALDAFQALLAETARGSETEVLTQRVNGMAERLARLGEPPPAQDEDPLERLELEAQVRSVFTEYEEHRLRENVRRGVALWRVRAAFDLSDFDKGLADLNTRLKPMGEVISTLPSARPGGAHGIAFDLIFGTQVTPTELEAGLKGTPAELSPLTVRPPEPSASVRSAEALHRAVESPAIVLGTPPSVEAVAAPASAPPAKRGGKKRGTRAAVAASPGGQPQLPLEDPMAGATRTSAVKALEDLALSPASGHFPSMEGMRSRAAGLEEGVPASGSSGAGPSLVTYLQGPGGRASVRKAEASVKQPPAAVAAAATVETSLRSLTQTVRVDIGKLDGLINMVGELLLIKANLQRLAESARQDGVVPLSKLFGQELARETRGLERKLEALQEGLLEARMVPVGQVFDKLARLVRRITRDAGKEIDFVIGGGEVELDKLIVEELSDPLMHLIRNAIDHGVEAPDARLASGKSRRAVVALRAEQKGNHVVIEVRDDGAGIDELRVREVALSRGLITFAQAEEMGRRELLNLIFLPGFSTARSVSELSGRGVGLDVVKNNLGNLSGIIDVWSERGKGTAFHLTLPVTLAIIRALVVGVSARTYAVPLNSVLEILSVQPREIRTVERREVLDVRGQTLPFVRLSRLFGLPERPVNRYFVVVVGLAQERLGIAVDELHGQQDIVTKPLGGRLQSVRGISGATDLGNRTPVLVLDVAALLEDGLSLERRRA; this is translated from the coding sequence GTGAGCCCCCCGAGCAAGGCCCTGGCCGAGTTCGTGGCCGAGGCGACGGAGATTCTGGAGTCGCTGGGCAAGGACCTGCTCGTGCTGGACGAGCGGCGGGGCCAGGAGGCGGACCCGGAGCGGGTCAACGGCATCTTCCGCGCGGCGCACTCGCTCAAGGGGCTGGCGGGGCTGTTCGGCCAGGAGCGCATCTCCCGGCTGGCGCATGGGACGGAGGACCTGCTGGACCGGCTGCGGCTGGGCAAGCTGCTGCTGGACGACGCGGTGCTCGACACGCTGATTGAAGCGCTGGACGCGTTCCAGGCGCTGCTGGCGGAGACGGCGCGGGGCTCCGAGACGGAAGTGCTCACCCAGCGCGTCAACGGCATGGCGGAGCGGCTGGCCCGGCTGGGCGAGCCTCCCCCCGCGCAGGACGAGGACCCGCTGGAGCGGCTGGAGCTGGAAGCGCAGGTGCGCTCGGTCTTCACCGAGTACGAGGAGCACCGGCTGCGCGAGAACGTGCGGCGCGGCGTGGCGCTGTGGCGCGTGCGCGCGGCGTTCGACCTGTCCGACTTCGACAAGGGGCTGGCGGACCTCAACACGCGCCTCAAGCCGATGGGCGAGGTCATCAGCACGCTGCCCTCCGCGCGGCCGGGAGGCGCGCATGGCATCGCCTTCGACCTCATCTTCGGCACGCAGGTGACGCCGACGGAGCTGGAGGCGGGCCTGAAGGGGACGCCCGCGGAGCTCTCGCCGCTCACCGTCCGGCCGCCCGAGCCTTCCGCCTCGGTCCGCTCCGCGGAGGCCCTGCACCGCGCGGTGGAGTCTCCCGCCATCGTGCTGGGCACACCTCCCTCGGTCGAGGCCGTGGCGGCTCCGGCGAGTGCCCCTCCCGCGAAGCGCGGAGGCAAGAAGCGTGGCACGCGTGCGGCGGTGGCGGCCTCGCCTGGAGGGCAGCCGCAGCTCCCGCTCGAGGACCCGATGGCCGGGGCCACGCGCACGAGTGCGGTGAAGGCCCTGGAGGACCTCGCGCTGTCCCCCGCGTCCGGGCACTTCCCCTCGATGGAGGGGATGAGGTCCAGGGCCGCGGGCCTCGAAGAGGGGGTGCCCGCGAGCGGAAGCTCCGGAGCGGGGCCGTCGCTGGTGACGTACCTGCAGGGCCCCGGGGGGCGTGCCTCCGTCCGGAAGGCGGAGGCCTCGGTGAAGCAGCCTCCGGCGGCCGTGGCCGCCGCCGCCACCGTGGAGACCTCGCTGCGCTCGCTGACGCAGACGGTGCGCGTGGACATCGGCAAGCTGGATGGCCTCATCAACATGGTGGGCGAGCTCCTGCTCATCAAGGCCAACCTCCAGCGGCTCGCGGAGTCCGCGCGGCAGGATGGCGTGGTGCCGCTGTCGAAGCTGTTCGGCCAGGAGCTGGCGCGCGAGACGCGCGGGCTGGAGCGCAAGCTGGAGGCACTCCAGGAGGGGCTCCTGGAAGCGCGCATGGTCCCCGTCGGTCAGGTGTTCGACAAGCTGGCGCGACTGGTGCGGCGCATCACCCGCGACGCGGGCAAGGAGATCGACTTCGTCATTGGCGGCGGCGAGGTGGAGCTGGACAAGCTCATCGTCGAGGAGCTGAGCGACCCGCTGATGCACCTCATCCGCAACGCCATCGACCACGGCGTGGAGGCCCCTGACGCGCGGCTGGCTTCGGGCAAGTCGCGGCGGGCGGTGGTGGCGCTGCGCGCCGAGCAGAAGGGCAACCACGTCGTCATCGAGGTGCGCGACGACGGCGCGGGCATCGACGAGCTGCGCGTGCGCGAGGTGGCGCTCTCGCGCGGGCTCATCACCTTCGCGCAGGCGGAGGAGATGGGGCGCCGGGAGCTGCTCAACCTCATCTTCCTTCCAGGCTTCTCCACCGCGCGCAGCGTGTCGGAGCTGTCCGGCCGAGGCGTGGGGCTGGACGTCGTCAAGAACAACCTGGGCAACCTCTCCGGCATCATCGACGTGTGGAGCGAGCGCGGAAAGGGCACCGCCTTCCACCTGACGCTGCCCGTGACGCTCGCCATCATCCGCGCGCTGGTGGTGGGCGTCAGTGCTCGCACGTACGCGGTTCCCCTCAACAGCGTGCTGGAGATTCTCTCGGTGCAGCCCCGGGAGATTCGCACCGTGGAGCGGCGCGAGGTGCTCGACGTGCGCGGTCAGACGCTGCCCTTCGTGCGGCTGTCGCGCCTGTTCGGCCTGCCGGAGCGGCCGGTGAACCGGTACTTCGTGGTGGTGGTGGGGCTGGCGCAGGAGCGTCTGGGCATCGCGGTGGACGAGCTGCACGGCCAGCAGGACATCGTCACCAAGCCCCTGGGGGGCCGGTTGCAGTCCGTCCGGGGGATTTCCGGGGCGACGGACCTGGGCAACCGAACGCCCGTGCTGGTGCTGGATGTCGCGGCGCTGCTCGAGGACGGACTCTCTTTGGAGCGCAGGCGGGCCTGA
- a CDS encoding response regulator encodes MRVKVLIVEDSKASREYIASTVEAVEGIEAFVTSSGFEALKLLPRHRFDLIITDINMPDINGLELINFVKKNPNYRDVPLFIITTEGHEQDRDRGIALGAAEYLVKPFEPGSLEGLLRRYLKLP; translated from the coding sequence ATGCGTGTCAAGGTGCTGATTGTCGAGGACTCCAAGGCGTCGCGCGAATACATCGCGTCGACGGTGGAGGCCGTGGAAGGCATCGAGGCCTTCGTGACGTCGAGCGGCTTCGAGGCCCTGAAGCTCCTGCCGCGCCACCGCTTCGACCTCATCATCACCGACATCAACATGCCCGACATCAACGGGCTGGAGCTCATCAACTTCGTCAAGAAGAACCCCAACTACCGCGACGTGCCGCTCTTCATCATCACCACCGAGGGGCATGAGCAGGACCGCGACCGAGGCATCGCGTTGGGGGCGGCGGAGTACCTGGTCAAGCCGTTCGAGCCCGGGAGCCTGGAAGGGCTCCTGCGTCGGTACCTGAAGCTGCCGTGA
- a CDS encoding M17 family peptidase N-terminal domain-containing protein: MSQTTTHDIGMEGLDSLSGVDALCLFVAEDDRPLPATAGYVDWRLCGALSRVLKGGFFSGAKDDWLLLPSDGKLGVPRIFVVGLGRRGQLDAGGLSEALASAGKVLSRARMESVALEIPSGGALDDAARAEGFQRGFTPAFKGGRVALLADKGLVRLLPARKG, translated from the coding sequence GTGAGCCAGACGACGACGCACGACATCGGGATGGAGGGCCTGGACTCGCTCAGTGGCGTGGACGCCCTCTGTCTCTTTGTCGCGGAAGATGACCGGCCGCTGCCGGCCACCGCGGGCTACGTGGACTGGCGCTTGTGCGGCGCGTTGTCGCGGGTGCTCAAGGGCGGGTTCTTCTCCGGCGCGAAGGACGACTGGCTGCTGCTGCCGTCCGACGGGAAGCTGGGGGTGCCTCGCATCTTCGTCGTGGGGCTGGGGCGCCGCGGCCAGCTGGACGCGGGCGGGCTGAGCGAGGCGCTCGCGTCGGCGGGCAAGGTGCTCAGCCGGGCCCGGATGGAGTCGGTGGCGCTGGAGATTCCCTCCGGAGGTGCGCTGGATGACGCGGCGCGGGCGGAGGGATTCCAGAGGGGCTTCACCCCAGCGTTCAAGGGAGGACGCGTGGCCCTCCTGGCGGACAAGGGGCTCGTCCGGCTCCTACCAGCCAGGAAGGGTTGA
- the nusB gene encoding transcription antitermination factor NusB encodes MGARRTGRERALQALYQMEMAQGASVNDALESAWSASDEDKRDPDAVRFARELVEGVQGHRAEIDRLIESHSHNWRLDRMSRIDRNVLRVGIFELKYRPDIPRKVTINEAVELGKNFGTEESSAFVNGLLDRVAVALNKQ; translated from the coding sequence ATGGGCGCGCGCAGAACAGGCCGTGAGCGGGCGTTGCAGGCGCTCTACCAGATGGAGATGGCGCAGGGCGCGTCGGTGAATGACGCGCTGGAGTCGGCGTGGTCCGCGTCCGATGAAGACAAGCGGGACCCGGACGCGGTGCGGTTCGCCCGTGAGCTGGTGGAAGGTGTGCAGGGGCACCGCGCGGAAATCGACCGGCTCATCGAGTCGCACAGCCACAACTGGCGCCTGGACCGCATGTCCCGCATCGACCGCAACGTGCTGCGCGTGGGCATCTTCGAGCTGAAGTACCGTCCCGACATCCCTCGCAAGGTCACCATCAACGAGGCGGTGGAGCTGGGGAAGAACTTCGGGACGGAGGAGTCCAGCGCGTTCGTCAACGGCCTGTTGGACCGGGTGGCGGTGGCGCTGAACAAGCAGTGA
- the ribH gene encoding 6,7-dimethyl-8-ribityllumazine synthase, whose product MPRYIEGDFLPPKGRFAICVARFNGFITEELAKGAVDTLVRHGVADADVDVYRCPGTYELPGLVRRVTESRQYVGVIALGAVIRGGTPHFDYVAGECAKGIGAVAFNAAAANPSTSVTFGVLTTDTVEQAIDRAGVKAGNKGAEATLACIEMVNLFSRMTTLDARKG is encoded by the coding sequence ATGCCTCGCTACATCGAAGGTGACTTTCTTCCCCCCAAGGGCCGCTTCGCGATTTGTGTCGCCCGCTTCAACGGCTTCATCACCGAGGAGCTGGCCAAGGGCGCCGTGGACACGCTGGTCCGCCATGGCGTCGCGGACGCGGACGTGGACGTGTACCGCTGCCCTGGCACCTATGAGCTGCCCGGCCTCGTGCGCCGTGTGACGGAGTCCCGGCAGTACGTGGGCGTCATCGCGCTGGGCGCCGTCATCCGGGGCGGCACGCCCCACTTCGACTACGTGGCGGGTGAGTGCGCCAAGGGCATTGGCGCGGTGGCGTTCAACGCGGCGGCGGCCAATCCCTCCACGTCCGTGACGTTCGGCGTGCTGACGACGGACACCGTGGAGCAGGCCATCGACCGGGCGGGCGTGAAGGCGGGCAACAAGGGCGCCGAGGCCACGCTGGCCTGCATCGAGATGGTGAACCTGTTCTCGCGGATGACCACGCTCGACGCGAGGAAGGGGTAG
- a CDS encoding riboflavin synthase gives MFTGLIQDIGRVERVIPGGMTDLWIRTSLGAASFALGESIAVDGACLTVVERTGDTFRVQAAPETLRRTTLDAVRPGDKVNLERALALGDRLGGHLVSGHVDQVSTVLETRPEGGSWVMVFGLPEALAPYFIEKGSVAIDGISLTVNTVGADRFSVQLIPETQERTTLRAKAVGARVNLEADPIGKYVARLFLLQRGQAGGLQTGGVTEAAVRAAGFGTP, from the coding sequence ATGTTCACCGGGCTCATTCAGGACATCGGCAGGGTGGAGCGCGTCATTCCGGGCGGGATGACGGACTTGTGGATTCGCACGTCGCTGGGCGCGGCCTCCTTCGCGCTGGGCGAGTCCATCGCCGTGGATGGCGCGTGCCTCACGGTGGTGGAGCGCACGGGCGACACGTTCCGCGTCCAGGCGGCGCCGGAGACGCTGCGGCGCACGACGCTGGACGCCGTGCGGCCGGGCGACAAGGTGAACCTGGAGCGGGCCCTGGCGCTGGGGGACCGGCTGGGCGGGCACCTGGTCTCCGGGCACGTGGACCAGGTCAGCACGGTGCTGGAGACCCGGCCGGAGGGCGGCTCGTGGGTGATGGTCTTCGGGCTGCCGGAGGCCCTGGCGCCGTACTTCATCGAGAAGGGCTCGGTGGCCATCGACGGCATCAGTCTGACGGTGAACACCGTGGGGGCGGACCGGTTCAGCGTGCAGCTCATCCCGGAGACGCAGGAGCGCACCACCCTGCGGGCCAAGGCGGTGGGCGCCCGGGTCAACCTGGAGGCGGACCCCATCGGCAAGTACGTGGCGCGGCTGTTCCTGCTCCAGCGAGGGCAGGCGGGGGGACTCCAGACGGGTGGGGTGACGGAGGCGGCCGTCCGGGCGGCGGGCTTCGGCACGCCGTAG
- the ribD gene encoding bifunctional diaminohydroxyphosphoribosylaminopyrimidine deaminase/5-amino-6-(5-phosphoribosylamino)uracil reductase RibD has protein sequence MRLLTRARLEATRAPRAKRAADFDRAVAEFFMRIALEEAAKGLGRTSPNPVVGAVLVKGGRIIARGYHKKAGTAHAEVVALEAAGSKARGADLYSTLEPCDHYGRTPPCSLAIIEAGVRRVFCGSADPNPKVSGKGVARMRRAGVKVVTGVLQAEADKLNRPFFKAINTGLPWVTLKAAATLDGKLATATGDSRWVTGEKAREWVHRLRDSVDVILVGANTVRQDDPKLTTRLPGGKGKDALRVVVDSHLRLSPRYSVFSQKSSARTIIATLEDPEGRKAKRFLAQGVEVWQLRAKADRVDLKALLRKLARSGLNHVLVEGGAEMYGSFLREHLADELALFLAPKLLGREGLSWAGDLGVKEMAQALSVKDLSFEQHGQDILLQALL, from the coding sequence ATGCGGCTGCTGACGCGGGCACGGCTGGAAGCCACCCGGGCGCCCCGGGCGAAGCGGGCGGCGGACTTCGACCGCGCGGTGGCCGAGTTCTTCATGCGCATCGCGCTGGAGGAGGCCGCCAAGGGCCTGGGCCGCACCAGCCCCAACCCCGTGGTGGGCGCGGTGCTGGTGAAGGGCGGGCGCATCATCGCCCGCGGCTACCACAAGAAGGCGGGCACCGCGCACGCCGAGGTGGTGGCGCTGGAGGCCGCGGGCTCGAAGGCCCGGGGCGCGGACCTCTACTCGACGCTGGAGCCGTGTGACCACTATGGCCGCACGCCGCCGTGCAGCCTCGCCATCATCGAGGCGGGCGTGCGCCGCGTCTTCTGCGGCTCGGCGGACCCGAACCCCAAGGTGAGCGGCAAGGGCGTGGCGCGGATGCGCCGCGCGGGCGTGAAGGTCGTCACGGGCGTGCTCCAGGCGGAGGCCGACAAGCTCAACCGGCCCTTCTTCAAGGCCATCAACACGGGCCTGCCGTGGGTGACGCTGAAGGCCGCGGCCACGCTGGATGGCAAGCTGGCCACCGCCACGGGAGACTCGCGCTGGGTGACGGGCGAGAAGGCGCGCGAGTGGGTGCACCGGCTGCGCGACTCCGTGGACGTCATCCTCGTGGGCGCGAACACCGTGCGCCAGGACGACCCGAAGCTCACCACGCGCCTCCCCGGCGGCAAGGGCAAGGACGCGCTGCGCGTCGTGGTGGACAGCCACCTGCGCCTGTCGCCGCGCTACAGCGTCTTCAGCCAGAAGAGCTCGGCGCGCACCATCATCGCCACGCTGGAGGACCCCGAGGGGCGCAAGGCGAAGCGCTTCCTGGCCCAGGGCGTGGAGGTGTGGCAGCTGCGCGCGAAGGCGGACCGGGTGGACCTGAAGGCGCTCCTGCGCAAGCTGGCCCGCTCGGGCCTCAACCACGTGCTGGTGGAGGGCGGGGCGGAGATGTACGGCTCCTTCCTGCGCGAGCACCTGGCGGATGAGCTGGCGCTGTTCCTGGCCCCCAAGCTCCTGGGCCGCGAGGGGCTGTCCTGGGCCGGGGACCTGGGCGTGAAGGAGATGGCGCAGGCCCTCTCCGTCAAGGACCTCTCCTTCGAGCAGCACGGCCAGGACATCCTGCTCCAGGCCCTGCTGTAG
- the nrdR gene encoding transcriptional regulator NrdR has translation MRCPFCQDAENKVIDSRESHEGSVIRRRRECLACKRRFTTYERVEELYPLIVKKDGRREAFDREKIVSGLKKACEKRPVSAEQLEETVVAIERLLQGMGEKEINSSVIGEEIMRRLQQLDEVAYVRFASVYRSFRDISEFMHELKDLLEDQERERKAKPLLPGRGS, from the coding sequence ATGCGCTGCCCGTTCTGCCAGGATGCCGAAAACAAGGTCATCGACTCACGCGAGTCGCACGAGGGCTCCGTCATCCGGCGGCGCCGCGAGTGCCTGGCCTGCAAGCGCCGCTTCACGACGTATGAGCGGGTGGAGGAGCTCTACCCGCTCATCGTGAAGAAGGACGGCCGCCGCGAGGCGTTCGACCGCGAGAAGATTGTCAGCGGGCTGAAGAAGGCCTGTGAGAAGCGGCCCGTGTCGGCGGAGCAGCTCGAGGAGACGGTGGTCGCCATCGAGCGGCTCCTGCAGGGCATGGGCGAGAAGGAGATCAACTCGTCCGTCATCGGCGAGGAGATCATGCGCCGGCTGCAGCAGCTGGACGAGGTGGCCTACGTGCGCTTCGCCTCGGTGTACCGCAGCTTCCGCGACATCTCCGAGTTCATGCACGAGCTGAAGGACTTGCTCGAGGACCAGGAGCGCGAGCGCAAGGCGAAGCCGCTCCTCCCGGGCCGAGGAAGCTGA
- the glyA gene encoding serine hydroxymethyltransferase: MENIRTLAQVDPEIARAVHEETQRQEHGLELIASENFVSPAVMEAVGSVLTNKYAEGYPGKRYYGGCEVVDVVENLAIDRARQLFGADFVNVQAHSGSQANMGAYMALMKPGDTMLSLDLNSGGHLTHGAAFNFSGKLYKVVHYGLTRDTETIDYAQVRALAQEHKPKVLVVGASAYPRTIDFAKFREIADESGAAMFVDMAHIAGLVAAGVHPSPVPFADIVTTTTHKTLRGPRGGMVMGREAYAKTINSQIFPGIQGGPLMHVIAGKAVAFREALTPEYKAYQQQIVANAKALAEALKSAGLRLTSGGTDNHLMLVDLRPKQLTGKVAEAVLDKAGITVNKNMIPFDPEKPMTTSGIRVGTPAITTRGMREADMAVVGKLIGAALDAAQDDAALVRIRGQVKELAQGFPLYASRLK, from the coding sequence ATGGAGAACATTCGCACGCTGGCCCAGGTGGACCCCGAGATTGCCCGGGCCGTCCACGAAGAGACGCAGCGCCAGGAGCATGGCCTGGAGCTGATTGCCTCGGAGAACTTCGTCAGCCCCGCGGTGATGGAGGCGGTGGGCTCCGTGCTCACCAACAAGTACGCGGAAGGCTACCCCGGCAAGCGCTACTACGGCGGCTGCGAGGTCGTGGACGTGGTGGAGAACCTCGCCATCGACCGCGCCAGGCAGCTCTTCGGCGCCGACTTCGTCAACGTGCAGGCGCACTCGGGCAGCCAGGCGAACATGGGCGCGTACATGGCGCTGATGAAGCCGGGCGACACGATGCTGTCCCTGGACCTGAACTCCGGCGGCCACCTCACGCACGGCGCCGCGTTCAACTTCTCCGGCAAGCTCTACAAGGTCGTCCACTACGGCCTGACGCGCGACACGGAGACCATCGACTACGCGCAGGTGCGTGCGCTCGCGCAGGAGCACAAGCCGAAGGTCCTCGTCGTGGGCGCCAGCGCCTACCCGCGCACCATCGACTTCGCGAAGTTCCGTGAGATCGCCGACGAGTCCGGCGCGGCCATGTTCGTGGACATGGCGCACATCGCGGGCCTCGTCGCCGCGGGGGTGCACCCCTCGCCGGTGCCCTTCGCGGACATCGTCACCACCACCACGCACAAGACGCTGCGCGGTCCGCGCGGCGGCATGGTGATGGGGCGCGAGGCCTACGCGAAGACCATCAACAGCCAGATCTTCCCCGGCATCCAGGGCGGCCCGCTGATGCACGTCATCGCCGGCAAGGCCGTGGCGTTCCGTGAGGCGCTGACCCCGGAGTACAAGGCCTACCAGCAGCAGATTGTCGCCAACGCGAAGGCGCTGGCGGAGGCGCTGAAGTCCGCGGGCCTGCGGCTGACGTCCGGCGGCACCGACAACCACCTGATGCTGGTGGACCTGCGCCCCAAGCAGCTCACGGGCAAGGTGGCCGAGGCGGTGCTCGACAAGGCCGGCATCACCGTGAACAAGAACATGATTCCGTTCGACCCGGAGAAGCCGATGACGACGTCCGGCATCCGGGTGGGCACGCCCGCCATCACGACGCGTGGCATGCGCGAGGCGGACATGGCGGTGGTGGGCAAGCTCATCGGCGCCGCGCTGGATGCGGCGCAGGACGACGCGGCGCTCGTGCGCATCCGGGGCCAGGTGAAGGAGCTCGCGCAGGGCTTCCCGCTGTACGCCTCCCGACTGAAGTAA
- the rpiB gene encoding ribose 5-phosphate isomerase B, producing the protein MKVILASDHAGLELRQELVAVLRERNVAHEDVGPFAKDSVDYPDFAARVTRAVVSGEATLGVLVCGTGIGMSIVANKYQGIRAALCTTEFEARMSRAHNDANVLCLGQRVVGAGVGRAILEAFLDTAFSGGRHERRVQMIREVESQR; encoded by the coding sequence GTGAAAGTCATCCTTGCTTCGGACCACGCGGGCCTGGAGCTCCGCCAGGAGTTGGTGGCGGTGCTCCGGGAGCGGAACGTGGCCCATGAAGACGTGGGCCCCTTCGCGAAGGACTCGGTGGACTATCCAGACTTCGCCGCCCGCGTCACTCGGGCGGTGGTGTCCGGCGAGGCCACGCTGGGCGTGCTGGTGTGTGGCACCGGCATCGGCATGAGCATCGTCGCCAACAAGTACCAGGGCATCCGCGCGGCCCTGTGCACCACGGAGTTCGAGGCTCGCATGTCGCGGGCCCACAATGACGCCAACGTGCTGTGCCTGGGCCAGCGCGTGGTGGGTGCCGGCGTGGGCCGGGCCATCCTGGAGGCGTTCCTGGACACGGCGTTCTCGGGCGGTCGCCACGAGCGTCGCGTGCAGATGATTCGCGAGGTCGAGTCCCAGCGCTAG
- the fabF gene encoding beta-ketoacyl-ACP synthase II codes for MSHRRVVITGTGLISALGTGTEKNWQAMLAGKSGISLVSRFDTGKIDTRIAGEVKDFEPEKFIDRREVRRMDLYAQYAMAAASMAVEESGLPVGLDKPNGYAPERVGVIVGSGIGGISSLEEQHRKGLEKGFDRLSPFFIIQMIVNMAPGLISMRYNCKGPNWAPVSACATSAHAIGEAWKSIKLGETDAAIAGGAEAAITPLGLGGFSVMKALSTRNDDPAGASRPFDKERDGFVMGEGAGMLVLEEMEAAKKRGAKILAEVVGYGANSDAYHVTQPAPEGEGAARCMRLALASAGMRPEEVGYINAHGTSTPFNDANETKAIKAVFGDHVRKLAVSSTKSMTGHMLGAAGGAEGVVSALVLSRNVLPPTINQTTPDPDCDLDYVPNQAREARVDAVMSNSFGFGGTNAVLLFKRF; via the coding sequence GTGTCACACCGTCGAGTCGTCATCACCGGTACCGGGCTCATCTCGGCACTGGGTACAGGAACCGAGAAGAACTGGCAGGCGATGCTCGCCGGCAAGTCAGGTATTTCCCTCGTCTCCCGCTTCGACACGGGGAAGATAGACACGCGCATCGCCGGCGAGGTGAAGGACTTCGAGCCGGAGAAGTTCATCGACAGGCGCGAAGTGCGCCGGATGGACCTCTACGCGCAGTACGCCATGGCCGCCGCGTCGATGGCGGTGGAGGAGTCCGGGCTGCCGGTGGGCCTGGACAAGCCGAACGGGTACGCGCCTGAGCGGGTGGGCGTCATCGTCGGCTCGGGCATCGGCGGCATCTCTTCCCTTGAGGAGCAGCACCGCAAGGGGTTGGAGAAGGGGTTTGACCGGCTGTCGCCCTTCTTCATCATCCAGATGATCGTCAACATGGCGCCCGGCCTCATCTCCATGCGGTACAACTGCAAGGGCCCCAACTGGGCCCCGGTGTCCGCGTGCGCCACCAGCGCCCACGCCATTGGCGAGGCGTGGAAGTCCATCAAGCTGGGGGAGACGGACGCGGCCATCGCCGGAGGCGCGGAGGCGGCCATCACCCCGCTGGGGCTGGGTGGCTTCTCCGTGATGAAGGCGCTGTCCACGCGCAATGACGACCCCGCGGGGGCCAGCCGTCCGTTCGACAAGGAGCGCGACGGGTTCGTCATGGGCGAGGGCGCCGGCATGCTGGTGCTGGAGGAGATGGAGGCCGCGAAGAAGCGCGGCGCCAAGATCCTGGCCGAGGTCGTCGGGTACGGGGCCAACTCGGACGCGTACCACGTGACCCAGCCGGCGCCGGAAGGCGAGGGCGCGGCGCGCTGCATGCGGCTGGCGCTGGCGTCCGCCGGGATGCGTCCGGAGGAGGTGGGCTACATCAACGCCCATGGAACCTCGACGCCGTTCAACGACGCGAACGAGACCAAGGCCATCAAGGCGGTGTTCGGCGACCACGTGCGCAAGCTCGCGGTGTCGTCCACCAAGTCCATGACGGGCCACATGCTCGGCGCGGCGGGTGGAGCGGAGGGTGTGGTGAGTGCGTTGGTGCTGTCTCGCAACGTGCTGCCGCCCACCATCAACCAGACGACGCCGGACCCGGACTGCGACCTGGACTACGTGCCCAACCAGGCGCGCGAGGCCCGGGTGGACGCGGTGATGAGCAACTCGTTTGGATTCGGCGGCACCAACGCGGTGCTGCTCTTCAAGCGCTTCTAG